Proteins encoded by one window of Emticicia oligotrophica DSM 17448:
- a CDS encoding alpha-2-macroglobulin family protein: MDSPLVCPKVNYFWRFSLIVLIITSLFTSCSKLNDVGVSARNFDDEIQLTQNLVFTFDKDLVSENDLDSWQAIEYIRIEPKVEGVFKWSAKNELVFSPSNGFKGATNYKAVLTNALLSNSPIQKYKVSNETFEFHTPYLKPEKLETFWAKGADNKPVAKAKIDFNYPVQETDVTNFLKVQLENTDSKFNLNSTPNDSKLVLALDNAPSLKDESSLRTIIEKGVKAAGSAGTTQEKVELDGVLPSPYVVKVVDVETGFEKNQGFVKVITTQQIAADNLKDAFSIEPAVETQTEVIENGFIIKGYFSASEAYVLTIKDNLRGTLGAKLDAEFSKDLFFGEMPSNVEFTSKKSLYLSSKGSRNVGIRITNIPKVKLKISKIYENNLLSFVRNNRYENYDYDGEESTVNGFNYGTDDQGIYSDVIVERTIETGNLSKVHGVSVLNMPMPDQTKLRGVYLVNVNSNDEYYQNATKLVSVSDIGIIAKKSADGNDLMVFVNSIVDAEPMNEVEIKLISSNNQVMDTQRTNGKGIVIFDKLLEKAPNFKLAMVTARTEDDFNYMLLEDTQVETSRFEVEGKRANSTGLDAFVYGDRDIYRPGEEIHFNTVVRDAKWASAEEIPLKIRLVLPNGREFKSFLKNTNGQGAVETSIPLDRAAVTGTYTIEILNGNNVLLTSKAISVEEFMPDRIKVDLSAKDKFKTGETVQMLATATNLFGPPASNRNYEMDFSLKRKAFNAKGFEDYSFEIENDTKFEHDVRQGVTDDNGQAKQAFQLPSTYQDMGVLEGKVYVTVFDETGRPLNRVKSFDVFTQETFYGIALPDYYVGTHVPMTIPLAALSTDGKPKAANAAVNIYRIEYQTLVEKKDGVIRYNSKRQEKLVQTKEVNFAAGKSAIKFIPQVSGEYEIRIAQAGAKSYAARQFYAYGYGSTSSSAFEVSNEGQVLMEFDKEKYEVGDKAKVLLKTPFAGKMLVTLERGKVLEHFYVETDKKSAEIDLKVTEDMLPNVYVTATLIRPMKSGDMPLTVAHGFAPMKVEKADNQLPIEIVSAKESRSKRKQKVRIKTKANTELTIAVVDEGILQIKNFRTPDIHGYFYQKQALEVSSHDLYQFLFPELSLASSSIGGDGYNLEKRVNPLSNGRTKLVAVWSGIIKTGMGGEAEFEFEIPQFSGDLRIMAVAYKDDAFGSANTNMKVKDPIVISTGAPRFLSPNDEVVVPVTVTNTTKTATTASVSINLTGGLALQTANSQSISIPAGKEVRTMFTVKAPTTIGTGSIAVVVNGFKEKFSEKIDLTIRPSTSLLKSSMSGIVLAGKTESVNLSNDYMAGTAQASLLVSRSPMVQFAKQLDYLLGYPHGCVEQTVSKAFPQLYFADFTKIIAKNSRSIKVTGENDWNPQFNVQAAIRKVEGMQLANGAVSYWQGGDFESWWGTAFAAHFLLEAKKADYEVNEGVLNKMLDYLTMKTSMQDLTEIDYLYNETGTWTSRTIARHEMIYSLYTLAMAGKANQPVMNYYKSNSNLLTTDERYMLAATFAQISDEGSFKQLLPKDYAIENTQKQTGGSFASPIRNLAISLNSLVESDPDNLQIPKLARILSQAIKTSPYLSTQESVFSFLALGKIARKNGESNVTASLIADNKSLASFTGNDLNLQKGIAGKVINISAKGKGGLYYFAQQEGLSATGSYVEEDNFLKVRRQFLNRNGEPINGALKQNQLVVVKVSVSSTVGTPVENVVVTDMLPAAFEIENPRLNEDRNMTWIKNASTPQHFDIRDDRINFYTTADATEKTFYYLVRVVSRGKFVLGPVSADAMYNGDYRSYSGGGNVVVD, from the coding sequence ATGGACTCTCCCCTCGTTTGCCCCAAAGTCAATTACTTTTGGCGTTTTAGTTTAATTGTTTTAATTATTACCTCTCTTTTTACTAGCTGTTCAAAACTTAATGATGTAGGTGTCAGTGCTAGAAATTTCGATGATGAGATTCAACTTACTCAAAATTTGGTCTTTACTTTTGATAAAGATTTGGTATCTGAAAATGATTTAGATTCTTGGCAAGCCATCGAATACATTCGAATCGAACCCAAAGTAGAAGGGGTTTTCAAATGGTCGGCAAAAAACGAATTAGTCTTTTCACCATCGAATGGCTTTAAAGGAGCAACCAATTATAAAGCCGTGCTTACAAACGCACTTCTAAGTAATTCTCCAATCCAAAAGTATAAGGTTAGCAACGAAACTTTCGAATTTCATACACCTTATCTAAAACCAGAAAAACTCGAAACTTTTTGGGCAAAAGGAGCCGACAATAAGCCGGTGGCAAAGGCAAAAATTGATTTTAATTACCCTGTCCAAGAAACTGATGTAACGAACTTCCTCAAAGTTCAACTTGAAAATACAGATTCAAAATTTAACCTAAATAGCACCCCAAATGATTCAAAATTGGTTTTAGCTTTAGATAATGCTCCCTCTTTAAAAGATGAGTCTTCGCTAAGAACAATCATTGAAAAAGGCGTAAAAGCTGCGGGAAGTGCAGGTACAACCCAAGAAAAAGTAGAATTAGATGGCGTTTTACCTTCACCTTATGTAGTAAAAGTAGTAGATGTAGAAACTGGTTTTGAGAAAAATCAAGGTTTTGTGAAAGTAATTACTACACAACAAATTGCAGCGGATAATTTAAAAGATGCTTTTAGTATTGAGCCAGCCGTAGAAACGCAAACCGAAGTGATAGAAAATGGCTTTATCATTAAAGGTTACTTTAGTGCATCAGAGGCGTATGTTCTAACAATTAAAGATAACCTTCGTGGTACATTGGGTGCAAAATTAGATGCGGAGTTTTCTAAAGATTTATTTTTTGGTGAAATGCCCTCAAATGTAGAATTCACCAGTAAGAAAAGCTTATATCTTTCATCAAAAGGGAGTAGAAATGTGGGTATTCGTATCACGAATATTCCGAAAGTTAAGCTTAAAATTTCAAAAATTTACGAAAATAACCTACTGTCATTTGTAAGAAATAATCGTTACGAAAATTATGATTATGATGGGGAAGAAAGTACGGTGAATGGCTTCAATTACGGTACTGATGACCAAGGAATTTATAGCGATGTCATTGTTGAGCGTACTATTGAAACGGGGAATTTATCAAAAGTTCATGGGGTTTCGGTACTCAATATGCCAATGCCCGACCAAACCAAACTTCGAGGAGTTTATTTGGTCAATGTGAACTCAAATGATGAATACTATCAAAATGCCACGAAACTTGTTTCGGTTTCTGATATTGGAATTATAGCCAAAAAATCAGCCGATGGTAATGATTTAATGGTTTTTGTGAATTCAATTGTTGATGCTGAACCCATGAATGAGGTAGAAATAAAGCTGATTTCAAGCAATAATCAGGTAATGGATACCCAGCGTACGAACGGTAAAGGCATAGTGATTTTTGATAAACTTCTCGAAAAAGCACCGAATTTTAAATTAGCAATGGTTACTGCTCGTACAGAAGATGATTTTAACTATATGCTACTCGAAGATACACAAGTAGAAACTTCACGTTTTGAAGTAGAAGGTAAGCGTGCAAATTCAACCGGTTTGGACGCCTTTGTGTATGGAGACCGTGATATTTATCGCCCAGGTGAAGAAATTCATTTCAATACGGTGGTTCGTGATGCCAAATGGGCTTCCGCCGAAGAAATTCCACTAAAAATTCGTTTGGTTTTGCCTAATGGACGAGAGTTTAAATCTTTCTTGAAAAATACTAATGGACAAGGAGCAGTAGAAACTTCAATTCCACTAGACCGTGCTGCTGTAACTGGTACTTATACCATTGAGATTTTGAATGGAAATAATGTTTTACTTACTTCAAAAGCTATTAGTGTAGAAGAATTTATGCCAGATAGAATCAAAGTTGATTTATCGGCTAAAGATAAATTCAAAACTGGCGAAACTGTTCAGATGCTTGCTACTGCCACTAATTTGTTTGGGCCGCCGGCATCGAATCGTAATTATGAAATGGATTTTAGCCTTAAACGTAAGGCATTCAATGCAAAGGGTTTTGAAGATTACTCTTTTGAAATTGAGAATGATACCAAATTTGAGCACGATGTGCGTCAGGGGGTAACAGATGATAATGGTCAAGCGAAACAAGCATTTCAGTTGCCATCAACCTACCAAGATATGGGCGTGCTCGAAGGTAAAGTATATGTAACTGTTTTTGATGAAACTGGCCGGCCATTAAATCGGGTGAAAAGCTTTGATGTCTTTACCCAAGAAACTTTCTATGGTATTGCATTGCCCGACTACTATGTGGGAACACACGTACCGATGACAATTCCATTGGCAGCTTTATCGACTGATGGTAAGCCTAAAGCTGCTAACGCCGCAGTAAATATCTATCGAATAGAGTATCAAACACTTGTTGAGAAAAAAGATGGAGTAATTCGATATAATTCCAAGCGTCAAGAGAAATTAGTTCAGACTAAAGAGGTAAACTTTGCTGCTGGGAAATCGGCTATTAAATTTATTCCACAAGTTTCAGGAGAATATGAAATTCGAATTGCTCAAGCTGGAGCGAAAAGCTATGCCGCTCGACAGTTTTATGCTTATGGCTATGGAAGTACCTCTAGCAGTGCTTTTGAAGTGAGTAATGAAGGGCAGGTTCTAATGGAATTTGACAAAGAAAAATATGAAGTAGGAGATAAAGCAAAGGTATTATTGAAAACACCTTTTGCTGGGAAAATGCTCGTAACTCTCGAAAGAGGAAAAGTTTTGGAGCATTTTTATGTTGAAACTGATAAAAAATCCGCTGAAATAGACCTCAAGGTTACGGAAGATATGCTTCCAAATGTTTATGTAACAGCTACACTCATTCGCCCGATGAAGAGTGGAGATATGCCACTCACGGTTGCACATGGTTTTGCACCAATGAAGGTTGAAAAAGCCGATAATCAATTACCAATTGAAATAGTGTCAGCGAAGGAATCTCGTTCAAAACGTAAACAGAAAGTACGAATAAAAACTAAAGCTAATACCGAACTAACAATAGCCGTAGTAGATGAAGGTATATTGCAGATTAAGAATTTCCGGACACCAGATATTCATGGTTATTTCTACCAAAAACAAGCTTTAGAAGTAAGTAGCCATGACTTGTATCAATTCTTATTCCCCGAATTATCATTAGCGAGTAGTAGTATTGGTGGTGATGGTTATAATTTAGAAAAACGTGTAAATCCACTCAGTAATGGACGCACGAAATTAGTAGCAGTTTGGTCTGGAATCATAAAAACAGGCATGGGAGGGGAAGCCGAATTTGAATTTGAGATTCCACAGTTTTCTGGAGATTTACGCATCATGGCCGTAGCTTACAAAGATGATGCTTTTGGTTCGGCTAATACTAATATGAAAGTAAAAGACCCGATTGTCATTAGTACGGGTGCTCCAAGATTCTTAAGTCCGAATGATGAAGTAGTTGTTCCAGTAACTGTAACGAATACCACGAAAACTGCCACAACTGCTAGTGTTTCTATAAATCTGACTGGTGGATTAGCTTTACAAACGGCTAATAGTCAATCAATTAGTATTCCTGCGGGTAAAGAAGTACGTACAATGTTTACAGTTAAAGCACCTACCACAATCGGTACTGGAAGTATTGCGGTGGTTGTGAATGGCTTTAAAGAGAAATTTTCAGAAAAAATAGACCTAACCATTCGTCCTTCAACTTCATTGTTGAAAAGTTCAATGTCAGGAATTGTTTTGGCTGGAAAAACAGAATCTGTCAATCTAAGCAATGATTATATGGCAGGTACTGCTCAAGCAAGTTTGTTGGTTAGTCGCTCTCCGATGGTGCAGTTTGCTAAGCAACTAGATTATCTATTGGGTTACCCACATGGTTGTGTCGAACAAACTGTATCGAAGGCCTTTCCACAACTATATTTTGCCGATTTTACAAAAATTATTGCTAAAAATTCTCGTTCGATTAAGGTTACTGGTGAAAATGATTGGAATCCACAGTTTAATGTACAGGCGGCTATTCGTAAAGTTGAAGGCATGCAATTGGCCAATGGTGCCGTAAGTTATTGGCAAGGAGGTGATTTTGAAAGTTGGTGGGGTACTGCTTTTGCAGCTCATTTCTTGCTAGAAGCTAAGAAGGCAGATTATGAAGTGAATGAAGGAGTCTTGAATAAAATGCTCGATTACCTTACGATGAAAACTTCCATGCAAGACCTAACCGAAATAGATTATTTGTATAATGAAACAGGTACTTGGACAAGCAGAACCATTGCTCGACACGAGATGATTTATTCGCTTTATACATTGGCAATGGCGGGTAAAGCCAATCAACCAGTGATGAATTACTATAAATCAAATAGTAATTTACTTACCACTGATGAGCGTTATATGTTGGCTGCAACTTTTGCCCAAATTTCTGATGAAGGAAGCTTTAAACAGCTTTTACCAAAAGATTATGCCATTGAGAATACCCAAAAACAGACAGGTGGTAGTTTTGCTTCACCGATTAGAAATTTGGCCATTTCGTTGAATAGTTTAGTAGAATCTGACCCCGATAACTTACAGATTCCGAAATTAGCTCGTATACTTTCACAGGCTATTAAAACAAGTCCTTATCTATCAACACAGGAATCAGTATTCAGTTTCTTGGCTTTAGGTAAAATTGCTCGTAAAAATGGAGAATCGAACGTAACAGCTTCGTTGATTGCTGATAATAAATCATTAGCAAGTTTTACAGGTAATGATTTGAATCTGCAGAAAGGAATTGCTGGAAAGGTGATTAATATTTCAGCTAAAGGTAAAGGTGGTCTCTACTATTTTGCCCAACAAGAAGGCCTCAGTGCAACGGGTAGCTATGTAGAAGAAGACAATTTCTTGAAGGTACGTCGCCAGTTCTTAAATCGAAATGGAGAGCCTATTAATGGAGCTTTGAAGCAAAATCAATTGGTGGTAGTTAAAGTAAGCGTAAGTAGTACTGTAGGAACGCCAGTTGAAAATGTGGTCGTAACGGATATGTTACCAGCAGCCTTTGAAATTGAAAACCCACGTTTGAATGAAGACCGAAATATGACTTGGATAAAAAATGCTTCCACTCCGCAGCATTTTGATATCCGTGATGATAGGATTAATTTCTATACCACTGCCGATGCTACCGAAAAGACCTTCTATTACTTAGTTAGAGTCGTATCTCGTGGTAAGTTTGTTCTTGGCCCAGTTTCAGCCGATGCCATGTATAATGGCGATTATCGTAGTTACAGTGGTGGTGGGAATGTGGTGGTAGATTAA
- a CDS encoding HupE/UreJ family protein, with protein MKQIRKIVFSLTFFLILAQNANAHPMPSTMVLLKVHEKNISGEIQLPLNELQAAIGMGVNDNSDKLVERLGDSLRIYLMQHIRPRTFDSKSWTVTLGNMRVIETKSRISGDYKELVVEFAMAPPQHYDLRNFYFDYDAIVHQVITHKILVSLKQDWMQGIIAEDSTFQQVGVIALDVPSGKIKPFQVSLQQGGIWMGFKSMVVLGTKHIAEGTDHLMFLLVLLLPIPLMVQNKKWVSQRSIRESFIHILKVVTAFTIGHSITLLFGALGLVLLPNKPIEILIGISILVSAIHAIRPIFPNKEAYIAIGFGLIHGLAFANTLENLELNTSKLVLSILGFNIGIELMQLTVIVAVIPWLLLLSRTNLYHFLRIVGAFLAIIAALGWVIERIFEETNVITLTIEKASTYAVWLLGILVIVSVVSYFFKKDSVVLQEI; from the coding sequence ATGAAACAGATACGCAAAATAGTTTTTTCTCTGACCTTTTTTCTGATTTTGGCTCAAAACGCAAATGCACACCCAATGCCAAGCACGATGGTTTTGCTGAAAGTTCATGAAAAGAATATATCTGGCGAAATTCAATTACCACTAAATGAGTTACAAGCTGCTATTGGAATGGGAGTAAATGATAATTCAGATAAATTGGTTGAACGTTTGGGTGATTCGTTAAGAATTTACTTAATGCAGCATATTAGACCACGTACATTCGACTCAAAATCATGGACAGTCACACTCGGAAACATGAGAGTAATTGAAACCAAGAGTCGAATTTCGGGCGATTACAAAGAATTAGTTGTGGAGTTTGCTATGGCTCCCCCACAGCATTATGACCTTCGTAATTTCTATTTTGACTATGACGCCATTGTTCATCAGGTAATTACGCATAAAATTTTGGTTTCATTAAAACAAGATTGGATGCAGGGAATCATTGCCGAAGATAGTACTTTTCAACAAGTTGGTGTAATTGCACTAGATGTACCAAGCGGTAAGATAAAACCCTTTCAAGTTAGCTTACAACAAGGAGGTATTTGGATGGGTTTTAAAAGTATGGTTGTGCTCGGAACAAAGCATATTGCCGAAGGCACAGACCATCTGATGTTTCTTTTAGTATTGCTATTACCTATTCCGTTGATGGTTCAAAATAAAAAATGGGTCTCGCAGCGTTCGATTCGTGAGAGTTTTATACATATTTTGAAAGTTGTAACGGCTTTTACTATCGGACATTCAATTACATTGCTTTTTGGAGCCTTGGGGCTGGTTTTATTGCCAAATAAGCCCATCGAAATTTTGATTGGAATTTCAATTTTAGTTTCTGCCATTCACGCAATTCGTCCAATTTTTCCGAATAAAGAAGCTTATATAGCTATCGGATTTGGCCTTATACATGGCTTAGCATTTGCCAATACCCTCGAAAACTTAGAATTAAATACCTCAAAATTAGTATTGAGCATTTTAGGTTTTAACATTGGTATCGAACTCATGCAATTGACAGTTATTGTGGCCGTAATTCCGTGGTTACTTCTATTGAGTAGAACTAATCTTTATCATTTTCTTAGAATTGTGGGAGCGTTTTTGGCTATAATTGCTGCTTTAGGTTGGGTGATTGAAAGAATTTTTGAAGAAACAAATGTAATAACCTTAACCATTGAAAAAGCTTCTACTTATGCTGTTTGGTTATTGGGAATTTTAGTGATTGTTTCGGTGGTATCTTATTTTTTCAAGAAAGATTCGGTTGTTTTACAAGAAATATAA
- a CDS encoding GyrI-like domain-containing protein — MNPEIRTLNSRKLIGKKLEMSYINNRTAELWRSFMPRRKEIKNKVGAELYSMQIYNGIFDFQTFNPNHTFIKWAAIEVSTFEEVPEEMESYTLIGGLYAVFLHKGSSSEFQQTFQYIFGEWLPNSEYSIDDREHFELLGEKYRNESPDSEEEIWIPIKPRI; from the coding sequence ATGAATCCAGAAATAAGGACGCTCAATAGTAGAAAGCTAATAGGTAAAAAGCTCGAAATGAGTTATATAAATAATCGTACTGCTGAGTTATGGCGTAGTTTTATGCCGAGAAGGAAAGAAATTAAAAATAAAGTAGGTGCCGAACTCTATTCTATGCAGATTTATAATGGTATTTTTGATTTTCAGACTTTTAATCCTAATCATACTTTTATCAAATGGGCGGCAATAGAAGTGAGCACTTTCGAAGAAGTCCCCGAAGAGATGGAAAGTTACACACTAATCGGTGGTTTATACGCTGTTTTCTTGCATAAAGGTTCATCTTCGGAATTTCAGCAAACTTTTCAATACATTTTTGGAGAATGGTTACCAAATTCTGAATATAGCATTGACGACCGAGAACATTTTGAACTTTTAGGCGAAAAATATAGAAACGAAAGCCCTGATTCAGAAGAAGAAATTTGGATACCCATTAAACCGCGTATATAG
- a CDS encoding SpoIIAA family protein, protein MQKRTPLIEGEIADYYFDETGILYSYSKSILRTVENIGRNVSLVKQITNNKPVPLLIFLSDSPVPDKATRQFSTEQLPHIYKAMAMVSKPGLSQLIMRILFKFQSPPIPMKSFTDEQKALEWLEQFL, encoded by the coding sequence ATGCAAAAACGTACACCGCTTATCGAAGGAGAAATAGCAGATTATTATTTTGACGAAACAGGTATTCTTTATTCATATTCAAAAAGTATCTTGCGAACAGTTGAGAATATTGGCCGAAATGTGTCTTTAGTAAAGCAAATCACTAACAATAAGCCTGTTCCGCTATTGATTTTTCTTTCAGACTCACCTGTTCCTGATAAAGCAACTCGGCAGTTTTCTACTGAGCAACTACCTCACATCTACAAAGCAATGGCTATGGTTTCAAAGCCCGGACTTTCTCAGTTGATTATGCGAATTTTATTCAAGTTTCAAAGTCCACCTATTCCAATGAAGTCATTTACTGATGAACAAAAAGCCCTTGAATGGCTGGAACAATTCCTTTAA
- a CDS encoding TonB-dependent receptor yields MKILKSIVLLFISTTTFAHLGSIVGKVIDAQTKLPIKGANVSLVGNSRGVITDESGFFQINNLSAAPYKVEVSFMGYVVQNQIVNVKEDEAVTIEFLLKSAEFSLEEVKVSAANPQHQQVISGLDIKLRTINNSQEVLRIIPGLVIGQHAGGGKAEQIFLRGFDIDHGTDIRLTADGVPINMVSQAHGQGYADAHFIIPELIDGVDFKKGLYDADKGNFSTAGWANFRTKKVLEQNFAKIEVGQFNTYRLVGAANILPKKAQEQNQNTYLAGEYNYSDAYFDAPQNFNRLNLLGKYHGHISKNTSLTFTASTFWSKWNASGQIPDRSVESGLIGFFGAIDPNEGGKTSRTNANAEFLTLTKRNHVWKNQIFYSNYNFELFSNFTFFLEDPINGDQIKQAEGRNLWGYNSNYSIAHGLRSKQATLNIGVNYRQDLTQNSELSHTKNRTEILERLKLGNVNEANAGIYIDETIQLSPKLSLTAGFRFDYFNNQYLDKLQNNTTFKAHESIASPKLNLYYTKNNHLQFYLNFGKGFHSNDTRAVVEKSGLEILPAAYGSDLGTIWKPFPKMVINAAYWYLWMNQEFVYVGDAGVVEPSGQSKRSGFDLSMRYQLSKNLFFDADINYAKPRAIGEMEGQNYLPLAVKLTSTGGFTLKSNKGFSGSLRYRYVGDRPANEDNSIVAKGYFVSDALLNYTKNRYSIGLSVQNIFNTKWKETQFATESRLLNEISPVNEIHFTPGTPFNAKLSFSVSF; encoded by the coding sequence ATGAAAATTCTTAAATCCATTGTTTTACTATTCATCAGCACAACAACTTTTGCCCATCTCGGAAGTATCGTAGGAAAAGTAATTGATGCTCAAACTAAACTACCTATCAAAGGAGCTAATGTAAGTTTAGTAGGGAATAGTCGTGGGGTAATTACTGATGAGTCAGGCTTTTTCCAAATTAATAATCTTTCGGCGGCTCCTTATAAAGTTGAGGTGTCTTTTATGGGTTATGTGGTTCAAAATCAGATAGTTAATGTTAAAGAAGATGAGGCAGTAACGATTGAATTTTTATTGAAAAGTGCTGAGTTTTCTTTGGAAGAGGTAAAGGTTTCGGCAGCAAATCCTCAGCATCAGCAGGTAATTTCTGGTTTGGATATAAAACTCCGCACAATCAATAATTCGCAAGAAGTTTTGAGAATTATTCCAGGTTTGGTGATTGGTCAACACGCAGGTGGGGGTAAAGCTGAACAGATTTTTTTAAGAGGTTTTGATATTGACCACGGCACCGATATTCGACTAACAGCTGATGGTGTACCAATTAACATGGTTTCCCAGGCACACGGTCAAGGCTATGCCGATGCTCATTTTATCATTCCTGAATTAATTGATGGCGTAGATTTTAAGAAAGGTTTATACGATGCCGATAAAGGAAATTTTAGCACCGCAGGTTGGGCAAATTTTCGAACCAAAAAAGTATTAGAACAGAATTTTGCTAAAATAGAGGTAGGCCAATTTAATACTTATCGTTTAGTTGGTGCTGCTAATATTTTACCTAAAAAAGCCCAAGAGCAAAACCAAAATACTTATTTAGCGGGTGAATACAATTATTCGGATGCCTATTTTGATGCTCCGCAAAACTTTAACCGCTTAAATTTGCTAGGCAAATATCACGGTCACATTTCTAAAAATACGAGTCTTACTTTTACGGCTTCTACTTTTTGGAGTAAATGGAATGCTTCAGGACAAATTCCTGACCGTTCCGTTGAGTCTGGACTCATTGGCTTCTTCGGAGCCATTGACCCCAACGAAGGTGGAAAAACGAGTCGTACCAATGCCAATGCAGAATTCCTGACGCTCACCAAACGTAATCATGTGTGGAAAAACCAAATTTTCTACTCAAACTACAATTTTGAGCTTTTTTCAAACTTTACTTTTTTCTTAGAAGACCCAATCAATGGAGACCAAATCAAGCAGGCGGAAGGACGAAATCTTTGGGGGTATAATAGTAATTATTCAATTGCACATGGTTTGAGAAGCAAGCAAGCTACATTAAATATTGGAGTTAATTACCGACAAGACCTCACGCAAAATTCGGAGCTTTCGCATACAAAAAACAGAACCGAAATACTTGAACGCCTAAAATTAGGCAATGTAAATGAAGCAAATGCGGGGATATATATCGACGAAACAATCCAACTTAGCCCGAAACTTTCATTGACAGCCGGTTTTCGTTTTGATTATTTTAATAACCAATATCTTGATAAATTACAAAATAATACAACTTTCAAAGCTCATGAATCAATAGCATCTCCTAAGCTAAACTTGTATTATACTAAGAATAATCATTTGCAGTTTTATTTAAATTTCGGAAAAGGATTTCATTCAAATGATACCCGTGCGGTAGTTGAAAAAAGTGGTTTAGAAATTCTACCAGCTGCTTATGGCTCTGATTTAGGTACAATCTGGAAACCTTTTCCAAAAATGGTTATCAATGCTGCTTATTGGTATTTATGGATGAATCAAGAGTTTGTTTATGTAGGCGATGCAGGTGTAGTTGAACCATCTGGGCAATCAAAAAGAAGCGGTTTTGATTTGTCAATGCGTTATCAGCTTAGTAAAAACTTGTTTTTTGATGCGGATATTAATTATGCTAAGCCAAGAGCCATTGGAGAAATGGAAGGACAAAATTACTTGCCATTGGCCGTAAAATTAACAAGTACTGGAGGTTTTACACTCAAGAGCAATAAAGGTTTTAGTGGTAGTTTACGTTATCGTTATGTTGGTGACCGCCCAGCTAACGAAGATAACAGTATCGTGGCAAAAGGCTATTTTGTTAGTGATGCATTATTGAATTATACAAAGAACCGCTATTCGATTGGACTTTCGGTGCAAAATATCTTTAATACAAAATGGAAGGAAACACAATTTGCCACGGAAAGCCGTTTATTGAACGAAATTTCTCCAGTTAATGAAATACATTTTACGCCCGGAACACCATTTAATGCTAAGTTGAGTTTTAGTGTGAGTTTTTAA